In the Tribolium castaneum strain GA2 chromosome 1, icTriCast1.1, whole genome shotgun sequence genome, one interval contains:
- the LOC660228 gene encoding serologically defined colon cancer antigen 8 homolog isoform X5: MSYTMYNTPTSKKQKPTTSYLVRPRLGAIRSIYSTKPMSSYSQDKKKKLKKSLGKMEYKKKPDYADTAYREAVGRLRILLAESYTPIKRPLRELDSAGEDTDNQSLISATSRTSKGYRPYYQYLTMPPKRYHYYPSIRPTSVLPPETEKNVMFCRNAPKFEGSSAPPELMSFIEKQEEYIEQLEKESRFCRDELSCLLSKVKDVISENENLHEKQKSNLMKSVFSHLETETETETDVDLAQKMSLSPKKSKKTRVLEGPTIVFESRISELEAQLTQAKIDLRKALEDNDNYKKKIADGTIFDGFGFEHYKKQIDALQREKDVLQETISKLQAALAKVRDKENVTCDQVKRSLDVAEQAQYEKNAAELEIRRLKDELERQHSKLRDAISDQSRRISDERSAVERRYTQQIEQLTAELGVQWETTNKLQLELDKQRRENADLRREIAQKEALLDGMRKDMQNKIMTLQSDIGVNGAEKSALEQQIATLQMTNERNERQSKQEIGRLQAEMQSLRQRLDRADADLIHSRRENIRLTEQVASLEKEIKLNSALSEEKSKQSSGEVLALPPPKEQDKQLSSLIQDMESKHAATVAELEGMIHSQNQLMDKLSVECHTLTQKLEDASARHKDGSGKYQKRVRFADSPTNQTQGTH; the protein is encoded by the exons ATGTCATACACAATGTATAACACTCCAAcaagtaaaaaacaaaaacctaCAACAAGTTACTTGGTTAGACCAAGATTGGGTGCCATCAGAAGTATTTATTCAACCAAACCAATGTCGTCTTATAGTCaagacaaaaagaaaaaactcaa GAAATCTCTCGGCAAAATGGAATACAAGAAAAAGCCCGATTATGCCGACACTGCGTATCGTGAAGCCGTTGGAAGACTTCGTATTCTGTTAGCAGAAAGTTACACACCAATTAAAAGACCTTTGAGGGAATTAGACAGTGCAGGAGAAGACACTGACAACCAATCTCTCATAAGCGCTACCAGCAGAACGTCAAAAGGATATCGTCCGTACTATCAGTACCTCACAATGCCTCCAAAGCGGTATCACTACTATCCTTCCATAAGACCGACAAGTGTACTACCACCAGAGACCGAAAAAAATGTCat GTTTTGCAGGAATGCGCCAAAATTTGAAGGCAGTTCTGCGCCGCCAGAGTTAATGTcttttatagaaaaacaagAGGAGTATATTGAGCAACTGGAAAAAGAATCAAGATTTTGCAga gATGAATTATCATGTTTGCTGAGCAAAGTCAAAGATGTTATAAGTGAAAATGAGAATTTGCACGAAAAGCAGAAATCGAATTTAATGAAGTCGGTTTTCAGTCACTTGGAGACGGAAACGGAAACCGAAACTGACGTGGATTTAGCccaaaag ATGTCATTATCGcctaaaaaatcgaaaaaaactcGAGTACTGGAAGGCCCCACAATCGTTTTTGAATCACGAATTTCCGAACTAGAAGCCCAACTGACCCAAGCAAAAATCGATTTAAGAAAAGCTTTGGAAGATAACGACaactacaagaaaaaaattgccgaCGGAACGATTTTTGACGGATTTGGTTTCGAGCATTACAAGAAACAAATCGATGCATTGCAGAG agaaaaagaTGTTTTGCAAGAAACCATTTCCAAGCTTCAAGCAGCTTTAGCCAAAGTTCGagacaaagaaaacgttactTGCGATCAAGTTAAGAGAAGCTTGGATGTTGCAGAACAAGcacaatatgaaaaaaatgctGCGGAACTTGAAATCCGAAGACTTAAAGACGAACTGGAGCGCCAACACTCCAAACTCAGAGACGCAATTTCAGATCag AGTCGACGAATCTCAGATGAGAGAAGTGCTGTTGAACGTCGATACACACAACAAATCGAGCAATTGACCGCCGAATTGGGGGTTCAATGGGAGACTACAAACAAACTCCAACTGGAGTTGGATAAGCAAAGAAGAGAAAATGCAGATTTGAGAAGGGAAATAGCACAGAAAGAGGCACTGCTTGATGGCATGCGAAAAGacatgcaaaataaaatta tgACTTTGCAGTCGGATATTGGAGTCAACGGAGCCGAAAAAAGTGCCCTCGAACAGCAAATTGCAACCCTTCAGATGACCAACGAGCGGAATGAACGACAATCAAAGCAGGAAATCGGACGTTTGCAGGCCGAGATGCAGTCTCTGAGACAGAGATTGGACCGAGCAGATGCTGATCTCATCCACAGCAGACGGGAAAACATTCGACTCACTGAACAAGTGGCTTCTTTGGAAAAAGAA ATTAAACTCAACTCTGCGTTGAGTGAAGAGAAGAGCAAACAGTCGAGTGGCGAAGTTCTGGCTCTTCCTCCGCCCAAAGAGCAAGACAAGCAGTTGTCTTCCCTCATCCAAGACATGGAGTCTAAACACG CGGCTACTGTAGCCGAACTCGAAGGCATGATCCATTCCCAAAATCAACTCATGGACAAATTGTCAGTCGAATGTCACACTCTTACCCAGAAGCTGGAAGACGCCAGCGCAAGGCATAA GGACGGATCAGGCAAGTACCAAAAACGAGTCCGATTCGCCGACAGTCCGACCAACCAAACGCAAGGAACCCATTAA